One window from the genome of Spirosoma rhododendri encodes:
- a CDS encoding DUF4160 domain-containing protein, producing the protein MPEIFRVFGFRFLFYSNDHLPIHVHVRNSDGEARFSVNPVQLIDNRGMKPKDLKIAEGLIEENEDIIAQRWKEFFHQ; encoded by the coding sequence ATGCCTGAAATTTTCCGAGTTTTCGGTTTTCGGTTTCTCTTCTACAGTAACGATCACTTACCTATTCATGTCCATGTTCGAAACAGTGACGGCGAAGCGCGGTTCTCTGTTAACCCAGTACAGCTCATTGACAACAGGGGAATGAAACCAAAAGATTTGAAAATTGCAGAGGGCTTAATCGAAGAGAATGAAGACATCATTGCCCAACGGTGGAAAGAATTCTTTCATCAATAA
- a CDS encoding DUF2442 domain-containing protein, which produces MNTDQFTAQRVWFDDERIFVELNDGRIIGSPLAWFPRLQKATSAQRNQFEFMADGYGIHWEELDEDLTAGGFLTYSRPY; this is translated from the coding sequence ATGAACACAGATCAATTCACCGCGCAACGGGTTTGGTTTGACGACGAACGTATATTCGTTGAATTAAACGATGGTCGAATTATTGGCAGTCCACTGGCGTGGTTTCCCCGTTTGCAAAAGGCAACCTCCGCTCAACGAAATCAATTCGAGTTTATGGCAGATGGCTATGGTATCCATTGGGAAGAACTCGACGAAGACCTGACAGCGGGCGGCTTTTTGACTTATTCACGCCCTTACTAA
- a CDS encoding phospho-sugar mutase, with the protein MTTTLDPSTQERVDKWLDGNYDADTKSAIKQLVDAGNTTELTDSFYRDLEFGTGGLRGVLGVGSNRMNRYTVGAATQGLCNYINRCADAGNFPGQDDISVAIAHDSRRMSPEFARLVADIFSANGIKVYLFSALRPTPELSFAIRQLGCQSGIVVTASHNPPEYNGYKVYWGDGGQVVAPHDKNIIAEVNKITSIDSIKFEGVPERIHLIDEEIDAPYIERIKSNAVNPDIIKRQADLNIVYTPIHGTGITLVPRALDALGFTNVHIVEQQATPDGNFPTVKSPNPEERAAMQLALDLANELNADLVMATDPDADRVGAGARNHHGEFELLNGNQMASLIIYYLLNAWKDAGKLTGKEFIAKTIVTTDLIDEMCKRYNVSCYNTLTGFKYIAEVIRELEGKEQFIAGGEESYGYLIGDFVRDKDAIASCAMIAELTAYAKDKGQSLFDMLMAMYQENGFYYESLVSLTKKGKSGAEEIQQMMADFRANPPKEIAGSPVVRIDDYKALSRTDAAGNSTAIEAGKMGIESSNVLQFFTEDGTKISARPSGTEPKIKFYVSVREPLASKEAFDETYAQLKAKVQRVTDDLKLS; encoded by the coding sequence ATGACCACAACATTAGACCCGTCAACACAGGAGCGCGTTGACAAATGGCTCGACGGCAATTACGACGCTGATACAAAATCGGCTATCAAACAACTGGTCGACGCGGGCAACACGACCGAGCTAACCGATTCGTTCTACCGCGATCTCGAATTTGGCACCGGCGGTCTGCGGGGTGTGCTTGGCGTCGGGTCGAACCGGATGAATCGGTACACGGTGGGCGCGGCTACGCAGGGGCTGTGTAATTACATCAATCGGTGCGCCGACGCGGGCAACTTTCCCGGTCAGGACGACATCAGCGTGGCTATTGCGCACGACAGCCGCCGGATGAGCCCCGAATTTGCCCGGCTGGTCGCCGATATTTTTTCGGCCAACGGTATCAAGGTGTACCTGTTCAGTGCCCTGCGTCCTACGCCGGAACTGTCGTTTGCCATCCGGCAACTGGGCTGCCAGAGCGGTATCGTCGTGACGGCGTCGCACAACCCGCCGGAGTACAATGGCTATAAAGTGTACTGGGGCGATGGCGGTCAGGTGGTAGCTCCGCACGATAAGAACATCATTGCCGAGGTTAACAAAATCACGTCGATCGACAGCATCAAGTTCGAGGGTGTACCCGAGCGCATTCACCTGATCGACGAAGAAATCGACGCGCCGTATATCGAGCGTATCAAGTCGAACGCGGTCAACCCTGACATTATCAAGCGGCAGGCCGATCTGAACATCGTTTACACGCCTATTCACGGTACCGGCATTACGCTGGTTCCCCGCGCCCTCGATGCACTGGGCTTCACCAATGTTCACATCGTTGAGCAACAGGCTACGCCAGACGGCAACTTCCCGACCGTAAAATCGCCCAACCCGGAAGAGCGGGCGGCTATGCAACTGGCACTCGACCTGGCCAACGAACTGAACGCCGACCTCGTCATGGCAACCGACCCCGACGCCGATCGCGTGGGCGCGGGAGCACGGAATCACCACGGCGAGTTTGAGTTGCTGAACGGTAATCAGATGGCCAGCCTGATTATCTACTACCTGCTCAATGCGTGGAAAGATGCCGGCAAGCTGACGGGCAAGGAGTTTATTGCCAAGACGATTGTTACGACCGACCTGATCGACGAGATGTGTAAGCGCTACAACGTTAGCTGCTACAACACGCTGACCGGTTTCAAGTACATCGCCGAGGTCATTCGCGAGCTGGAAGGCAAGGAGCAGTTTATCGCCGGTGGCGAAGAAAGCTACGGCTATCTGATCGGCGATTTCGTGCGCGACAAAGATGCCATTGCCTCCTGCGCCATGATTGCCGAACTGACCGCCTACGCCAAAGACAAAGGACAAAGTCTGTTCGATATGCTGATGGCGATGTATCAGGAGAATGGTTTTTACTACGAAAGTCTGGTATCGCTGACGAAGAAAGGCAAAAGTGGAGCGGAGGAAATTCAGCAGATGATGGCCGATTTCCGCGCCAATCCGCCCAAAGAAATCGCTGGTTCGCCCGTTGTGCGGATCGACGACTATAAAGCCCTGTCGCGAACGGATGCCGCTGGAAACTCGACCGCGATCGAAGCGGGCAAGATGGGTATCGAATCGTCGAACGTGCTGCAATTCTTTACCGAAGACGGTACCAAAATCTCGGCCCGGCCATCGGGTACGGAGCCGAAGATTAAGTTCTACGTCAGTGTACGCGAGCCCCTCGCCAGCAAGGAAGCTTTCGACGAAACGTACGCGCAACTGAAAGCCAAAGTACAGCGTGTTACCGACGACCTGAAACTGTCGTAA
- the tsaE gene encoding tRNA (adenosine(37)-N6)-threonylcarbamoyltransferase complex ATPase subunit type 1 TsaE, producing the protein MTLECQHLNEIDSVAHRLLAEGRVQPIWLFEGDMGAGKTTLIKALCRALGVLNPVQSPTFSIVNEYTTHEGHSIYHFDCYRLRNEAEALDIGIEEYFDSGNFCFIEWPERVQSLWPASYFQVRITSGPDEQRTIEADLVNE; encoded by the coding sequence ATGACGCTTGAATGCCAACACCTCAACGAGATCGACTCGGTAGCCCACCGTTTGCTGGCCGAAGGGCGGGTACAGCCGATATGGCTCTTTGAGGGCGACATGGGAGCGGGCAAGACCACGTTGATCAAAGCATTGTGCCGGGCGCTTGGCGTGCTGAACCCCGTGCAGAGCCCAACATTTTCGATCGTCAACGAGTACACTACCCACGAAGGCCACTCCATTTACCATTTCGACTGTTACCGACTCCGCAACGAAGCCGAAGCCCTCGACATCGGTATCGAAGAGTATTTCGACTCCGGCAATTTTTGTTTCATCGAATGGCCCGAACGCGTCCAATCGCTTTGGCCAGCCAGCTATTTTCAGGTCCGTATCACCTCCGGCCCCGACGAGCAACGCACGATCGAGGCTGATTTGGTAAACGAATGA
- a CDS encoding alanine dehydrogenase yields MTGFEELAKQTALYPKESPLAVKQGQNSLLIGLPKEVSLQESRIALTPEAVAILVRHGHDVIVEQGAGAKAHFADNEYSEAGARIAYSPKEVYEASLILKVEPLVEAEFEFVKHGSTIISALNLPAQDRDYFKRINEKNLTMIGYEFVEDKAGNMTVIRSMSEIAGSTVMLIAGEYLSNADNGRGIILGGITGIPPTKVVMLGAGTVTEYALRTALGMGSDVKVFDKQLYKLQRLKYAVGQHVYTSIIDSDTLTEAIQRADVVIGAMRADDGLSPVVVTEDMVSRMKPGSVIIDVSIDQGGNFETSRMTTHKTPTFRQHDVIHYCVPNIAARVAYTASMALSNIFLPFLLETGTTGGIEQMLYANRWFMKGVYAHKGTLTNLYIAQKFNMRFKALDLLLAARF; encoded by the coding sequence TTGACTGGATTTGAGGAATTGGCCAAGCAAACGGCCCTCTACCCGAAAGAATCACCGTTGGCTGTCAAACAAGGGCAAAACAGCCTGCTCATCGGCCTGCCAAAAGAGGTTTCGCTTCAGGAAAGCCGCATTGCGCTGACGCCTGAAGCCGTAGCCATCCTGGTGCGGCACGGCCACGACGTGATCGTTGAGCAGGGGGCTGGTGCAAAAGCGCACTTCGCGGATAACGAATACAGCGAAGCCGGTGCCCGCATCGCGTATTCGCCCAAAGAAGTGTACGAAGCCAGCCTGATTCTGAAAGTCGAGCCGCTGGTTGAAGCTGAGTTTGAATTCGTCAAGCACGGCAGCACGATTATCTCGGCGCTCAATCTGCCCGCGCAGGACCGCGATTATTTCAAGCGAATCAACGAGAAAAACCTCACCATGATCGGCTATGAATTCGTGGAAGACAAAGCCGGGAATATGACGGTGATCCGCTCCATGAGCGAAATTGCGGGCAGCACGGTCATGCTGATTGCGGGTGAATACCTGAGCAATGCTGACAATGGTCGGGGCATTATTCTGGGTGGTATTACGGGTATCCCGCCGACAAAAGTAGTGATGCTCGGAGCCGGTACCGTAACCGAATACGCACTCCGCACGGCATTGGGCATGGGGTCAGACGTGAAGGTATTCGACAAGCAGCTGTATAAACTTCAGCGACTCAAATACGCCGTCGGACAGCACGTGTATACATCCATCATCGACTCCGATACGCTGACGGAAGCCATTCAACGGGCCGACGTCGTTATTGGAGCGATGCGGGCCGATGATGGCCTGAGTCCGGTGGTCGTCACCGAAGATATGGTCAGCCGGATGAAGCCAGGCTCGGTTATCATCGACGTATCCATCGATCAGGGCGGCAACTTCGAAACGTCGCGGATGACAACGCACAAAACACCGACCTTCCGGCAGCACGACGTCATTCACTACTGCGTACCGAACATTGCCGCCCGCGTGGCCTACACCGCCAGTATGGCGCTGAGCAACATCTTTTTACCCTTCCTGCTCGAAACGGGTACGACGGGCGGTATCGAGCAGATGCTCTACGCGAACCGCTGGTTTATGAAAGGTGTTTATGCTCATAAAGGCACGCTGACAAACCTGTACATCGCCCAGAAGTTCAACATGCGCTTCAAAGCCCTGGACTTGCTGCTGGCAGCGCGCTTTTAG
- the ppk1 gene encoding polyphosphate kinase 1, producing the protein MRYSQHLNKTMLGSLVSRLTHRSSEPAAATPPADKDKLVKVSEKVTSVIDQSNYLSRDLSWLKFNERVLDQARSRQAPLRNRTLMERLKFLAISASNLDEFFMIRVGSLYNYLDYHKQRIDYSGLREVPFRKTLLSATQQFVRDQQQVFNEELLPLFPENGLQLSDFENLTADEQAVATDYFDKVVYPTLTPMLYDYTHTFPVLLAKVLIFGVVTHNNETANLQSLRPEDEESRQRLSFVQIPANLPRFLSFERDDTVLFLPIEEVVRYNIKKLYRNVEIESINLFRITRNGDFTLEENDDDEIDFIDEVRQKIKNRRLGRVTRVEVQTDCNGNVGSSWMMNLLKKRWEIDELNVFESETLLDFTALWQIIGNPEFKDDMPSPRPPVQPLGVNRDKSDDIFETIRQRDILLHHPYNNFEPVLQLLEQAAEDPNVLAIKITVYRLAKRSRITEALLKAAENGKHVSVLFEVKARFDEENNIREAQRLQKAGCFVIYGISRYKTHTKLLLVVRNEGSRVVRYAHMATGNYNEDTSKLYTDIGLLTTNETYTHDISEFFNVITGHSLPNEYNYLITAPRDMRDQLIRLIQAEAEHAQRGLPSGICIKVNSLEDKQVIDELYKASQAGVPVRLIVRSICCLRPQRAGLSENITVRSIVGDFLEHTRIYYFHNNGDPKVYGGSADVMVRSFDRRIESLFFLADERVKQLAILILQDNLRDNVNAYELLEDGNFEKCQVPEGGEPINIHELFFDVTEKESMSARLFDSEQKPADVAQIEDEYQENAERAIANI; encoded by the coding sequence ATGCGCTATTCACAACACCTCAACAAAACAATGCTGGGTAGCCTGGTTTCCCGACTGACCCACCGTTCCTCCGAACCGGCAGCGGCAACGCCCCCGGCTGATAAAGACAAACTCGTGAAAGTAAGTGAAAAAGTTACCAGCGTAATCGATCAGAGTAACTACCTGAGTCGTGATTTGAGCTGGCTGAAATTCAATGAGCGGGTGCTCGATCAGGCCCGTAGCCGACAGGCTCCGCTCCGCAACCGGACGCTCATGGAACGGCTAAAGTTTCTGGCGATTTCGGCCTCGAACCTCGACGAGTTTTTCATGATTCGCGTGGGTAGCCTTTACAATTATCTGGACTATCACAAGCAGCGTATCGATTACTCGGGCCTGCGGGAAGTACCGTTTCGCAAGACGCTGCTCTCTGCTACTCAGCAGTTTGTACGCGACCAGCAGCAGGTTTTCAACGAAGAGCTGTTACCCTTGTTTCCTGAAAACGGGCTGCAACTCAGCGATTTCGAGAACCTGACGGCCGACGAGCAGGCGGTGGCAACGGATTATTTTGACAAGGTCGTGTACCCGACCCTGACGCCGATGCTGTACGACTACACGCACACATTCCCGGTGCTGCTGGCGAAAGTGCTGATTTTCGGCGTCGTGACCCACAACAACGAAACGGCCAATCTGCAAAGCCTGCGCCCCGAAGACGAAGAAAGCCGTCAGCGGCTGTCGTTTGTGCAGATTCCGGCCAACCTGCCCCGCTTCCTGTCGTTTGAACGCGACGACACGGTGCTGTTTCTTCCAATCGAAGAGGTTGTGCGGTACAACATTAAAAAACTGTACCGCAACGTCGAAATAGAATCGATCAACTTGTTTCGCATCACCAGAAACGGCGATTTTACCCTCGAAGAAAACGACGACGACGAAATTGACTTCATCGACGAAGTACGGCAGAAGATCAAGAACCGGCGTCTGGGCCGCGTGACGCGGGTTGAGGTACAAACCGACTGCAACGGTAACGTAGGATCGTCCTGGATGATGAATCTGCTGAAAAAGCGGTGGGAAATCGACGAGTTGAACGTCTTTGAATCGGAAACCCTGCTCGACTTCACGGCGCTGTGGCAGATAATCGGTAATCCTGAGTTCAAAGACGATATGCCGAGTCCGCGCCCGCCGGTGCAGCCGCTGGGTGTGAATCGCGATAAAAGCGACGATATCTTCGAAACGATCCGGCAGCGCGATATTCTCCTGCACCACCCCTACAACAACTTCGAGCCCGTACTGCAACTGCTGGAGCAGGCTGCCGAAGACCCGAATGTGCTGGCGATAAAAATAACGGTTTACCGGCTGGCGAAACGCTCGCGCATCACCGAGGCTCTGTTGAAAGCTGCCGAGAACGGCAAGCACGTGTCGGTACTGTTTGAAGTAAAAGCCCGGTTCGACGAAGAAAACAACATCCGCGAAGCGCAGCGGCTGCAAAAAGCGGGTTGCTTCGTTATCTACGGCATCAGCCGCTATAAAACCCACACCAAGCTATTGCTGGTGGTTCGGAACGAGGGCAGCCGGGTGGTTCGCTACGCCCACATGGCAACGGGTAACTACAACGAAGACACCTCCAAACTGTACACCGACATTGGCCTGCTGACGACCAACGAGACGTACACGCACGACATTTCGGAGTTCTTCAACGTTATCACCGGCCACTCGCTGCCCAACGAATACAACTACCTGATCACGGCTCCGCGCGACATGCGCGATCAACTGATCCGGCTGATTCAGGCCGAAGCTGAACACGCGCAACGGGGTCTGCCAAGCGGCATCTGCATCAAAGTCAACTCCTTGGAAGACAAGCAGGTGATCGATGAACTGTACAAAGCATCGCAGGCTGGTGTACCGGTTCGACTGATCGTGCGGAGTATCTGCTGCCTGCGTCCGCAACGGGCCGGGCTCAGCGAGAATATCACGGTCCGGTCGATTGTTGGCGATTTTCTGGAACACACACGCATCTATTACTTCCACAACAACGGCGACCCAAAGGTCTACGGCGGTAGCGCCGACGTGATGGTCCGTAGTTTCGACCGGCGCATCGAATCGTTGTTTTTCCTGGCCGATGAGCGGGTCAAGCAACTCGCCATCCTGATTTTGCAGGATAACCTGCGCGACAATGTCAACGCGTATGAATTGCTGGAAGATGGTAATTTCGAGAAATGTCAGGTGCCGGAAGGCGGAGAACCGATCAATATTCACGAACTGTTCTTTGACGTTACCGAGAAGGAGTCGATGAGCGCCCGGCTGTTCGATTCGGAGCAAAAGCCCGCCGATGTGGCGCAGATTGAAGACGAATATCAGGAAAACGCCGAACGGGCCATTGCCAATATTTAG
- a CDS encoding NupC/NupG family nucleoside CNT transporter, translating to MERFTGLIGIVLILGIAFAMSNNRKAINLRTVGVGLGLQAGLAVFILKTAAGKNLFSIIGNYVKKLLDLADKGGDFVFGPLVSRAMLNRAFGQETIFFFKIIPTIIFVAVLVNIFYHLGVMQRVVAVLARVMKWLMGVSGAEALSNVSSAFVGQVEAQIMVKPYINTMTNSELMASMTGSFACIAGGVMAIYISFGIPAEYLLAASLMAAPGALVISKIVYPETQVSETQGTVKLEISKTHANLLDAIAAGASEGLKIGLNVVAMLIGFIALIALVDLLLGKFGSLVGFPILSLNFLLGKLFSIFAWAMGVPSKDVETAGSLMGTKMVVNEFVAYLELTKLKATLDPKTVAITSFALCGFANFSSIAIQVGGIGELAPKRRSDLAKLGFKALICGTLASYMSATLAGLLL from the coding sequence ATGGAGCGTTTTACTGGCCTGATTGGCATCGTTCTAATACTGGGCATTGCCTTCGCAATGTCGAATAATCGCAAAGCAATCAATCTCCGAACGGTGGGCGTCGGGCTGGGGCTACAGGCGGGGCTGGCGGTATTCATTCTGAAAACGGCTGCTGGTAAAAACCTGTTCAGCATCATCGGCAACTACGTCAAGAAGCTTCTCGATCTGGCCGACAAAGGGGGCGACTTTGTGTTTGGTCCGCTGGTAAGCCGGGCGATGCTGAACCGGGCTTTTGGTCAGGAAACCATTTTCTTTTTCAAGATCATCCCGACCATCATTTTCGTAGCCGTACTGGTCAACATCTTCTACCATTTGGGCGTCATGCAGCGCGTAGTAGCCGTACTGGCGCGCGTGATGAAATGGCTGATGGGAGTCAGTGGTGCCGAAGCGCTGTCTAACGTGTCGAGTGCGTTTGTGGGGCAGGTTGAAGCGCAGATCATGGTCAAGCCGTACATCAACACGATGACCAACTCGGAACTGATGGCGTCGATGACCGGTAGCTTCGCCTGTATCGCCGGTGGCGTTATGGCCATCTATATTTCATTTGGTATTCCGGCTGAATATCTGCTGGCAGCGAGCTTGATGGCAGCTCCCGGCGCGCTGGTTATCAGTAAGATCGTATATCCTGAAACGCAGGTATCCGAAACGCAGGGAACGGTAAAACTGGAAATTTCGAAAACTCACGCCAACCTGCTCGACGCGATTGCCGCCGGTGCCAGCGAAGGGCTGAAAATTGGTCTGAACGTTGTTGCCATGCTGATTGGCTTCATCGCACTGATCGCGCTGGTCGATCTGCTGCTCGGCAAGTTTGGCAGTCTGGTCGGCTTCCCGATACTGAGCCTGAATTTCCTGCTGGGCAAGCTGTTTTCCATCTTCGCCTGGGCGATGGGTGTACCGAGCAAAGATGTCGAAACGGCCGGGTCGTTGATGGGCACCAAGATGGTTGTCAACGAGTTTGTGGCCTACCTGGAACTAACCAAACTCAAGGCCACCCTCGATCCCAAAACGGTGGCCATCACCAGCTTTGCCCTGTGTGGTTTTGCCAATTTCAGCTCCATCGCCATTCAGGTTGGCGGTATCGGTGAGCTGGCGCCCAAGCGCCGAAGCGATCTGGCAAAGCTTGGCTTCAAAGCCCTGATCTGCGGCACGTTAGCCTCTTATATGTCGGCCACACTAGCAGGCCTGCTGTTGTAA
- a CDS encoding T9SS type B sorting domain-containing protein — translation MRLLCTYVLTVLFIGFILLPNESRATHVRAGEITTRRLSATSLTYEITLTAYFDEQRGREAAATTTEVDFCFGDNSTEKVSRLAPIRFLNGRTSSINIYRTTHTFPGPGTYTISTFIVNRNNLTINLPPPDQSLNISFSVSTTILIAPNLGLNSTPVLLNPPLDSARVGQRFCHNPAAYDVDGDSLAYRLSRPRESLGGCRSRFIPVYQDPTVYSTTSESGGTPSFTIDARTGQLCWDAPNRAGQFNFAFIVEEWRNGVLIGEVTRDMQIVVVDQPNKRPLIAGASLCVEAGTLIQQPITATDPDGQRVNITAFGGPLNLTADGLPLPAGLSISPEYARLINGGIPLAQPGTATFYWQTNCNQVRNQPYDITLKVNDVVPRGTVSLVSFATLSVRVIAPAVRNITGRASALAGGRSIQINWSAYGCGRIVDAGLGPDTTKLIVYRREGSCSPFNPQQCVTGPPAGLGFVEVGRVPYAATSFTDTTALRRGVTYSYIIVARNPGDVNNGGLGLPSQQVCLELPRLTPVLTQVTVDSTNETRGRITLRWARPLDLKAGDLGAPYEYRIQRATGLTGTNFVTIGTVNTNLDRNVIDTVYVDQGSSTSALNTTANAYRYQIEFFYTDPTTRQLTSLGLADAASSVRLSTNPANRQVVLSWQTNTPWSNDNLTHTILRSRSGPNGPFNIIAEVPVQGPNTYTFTDTGNDLVARDGNTSRVLTADSSYCYRVITRGRYTDARLAVFGTLENYSQISCAMPTDTTKPCPVSLGLDSLNCASLTPESQCGQTSFTNKLRWRQTSGINCDVNVVSYKIYYGRYSQDTPALLTSVNAPTITFEHSSLTTVAGCYYVTAVNARGQESVPSNKVCNDACPYFALPNVFTPNGDGKNDTFQPLRCARAVESVSFVVFNRYGTKVYETTTATLNWDGRASDGTELPSGLYYYQATVRYAVLDRNAAPQVLKGYVQILRDNVSMR, via the coding sequence ATGCGCCTGCTCTGTACCTACGTCCTTACGGTTCTTTTTATCGGGTTTATTCTGCTGCCAAACGAGAGTCGGGCAACACACGTACGAGCGGGGGAAATTACCACCCGACGCCTGTCGGCCACCTCACTTACGTACGAGATAACCCTGACGGCTTATTTCGATGAGCAACGTGGACGAGAGGCCGCTGCTACTACGACCGAAGTAGATTTCTGCTTCGGTGATAATTCAACTGAAAAAGTCAGTCGTCTGGCACCGATTCGCTTCCTGAACGGTCGTACGTCATCGATCAACATCTATCGAACCACCCATACGTTTCCCGGGCCGGGTACTTATACGATCAGCACATTTATCGTCAATAGAAATAACCTGACGATAAATCTACCACCACCGGATCAATCGCTCAATATCAGCTTCTCCGTTTCAACGACGATTCTGATTGCGCCCAACCTGGGCCTGAACTCGACGCCGGTTCTACTTAACCCACCCCTCGACTCGGCCCGCGTGGGGCAGCGGTTTTGCCACAACCCAGCCGCCTACGATGTCGACGGCGACAGCCTGGCATACCGGCTGAGTCGGCCACGTGAAAGCCTGGGTGGTTGCCGGAGCCGCTTCATTCCGGTGTATCAGGACCCAACCGTCTACAGCACCACCAGCGAATCGGGCGGTACGCCTAGCTTCACCATCGACGCTCGAACCGGCCAACTCTGCTGGGATGCACCCAACCGCGCCGGGCAATTCAACTTCGCCTTCATAGTGGAGGAATGGCGCAACGGTGTACTCATCGGCGAAGTCACCCGCGATATGCAGATCGTAGTAGTCGATCAGCCAAACAAACGGCCGCTGATTGCGGGAGCGTCGCTCTGCGTGGAAGCGGGCACCCTGATTCAGCAGCCCATCACCGCCACCGACCCCGACGGTCAGCGGGTCAACATCACGGCGTTCGGAGGGCCGCTGAACCTGACCGCCGACGGCCTGCCCCTACCCGCTGGATTGAGTATCAGCCCTGAATATGCCCGGCTCATCAACGGCGGGATACCGCTGGCCCAGCCCGGCACAGCTACGTTTTATTGGCAAACGAACTGCAATCAGGTTCGCAACCAACCGTATGACATCACGCTCAAAGTCAATGACGTTGTTCCGCGCGGCACCGTTTCCCTGGTGTCTTTTGCTACGTTGAGTGTCCGCGTTATTGCTCCCGCCGTCCGCAATATCACCGGCCGCGCGAGTGCACTGGCGGGAGGTCGATCTATCCAGATCAACTGGTCGGCCTACGGCTGCGGCCGTATTGTCGATGCTGGACTGGGACCCGATACGACTAAACTCATTGTCTACCGGCGCGAAGGTTCCTGTTCACCTTTTAACCCGCAACAATGCGTAACCGGACCACCCGCCGGGTTGGGCTTTGTGGAAGTGGGTCGGGTGCCCTACGCCGCCACCAGCTTCACCGACACCACTGCCCTCCGGCGCGGAGTCACCTACTCCTACATCATCGTTGCCCGTAACCCCGGCGACGTTAACAACGGCGGGCTGGGTCTACCCTCCCAGCAAGTATGTCTGGAACTACCCCGCCTGACACCCGTACTTACGCAGGTCACCGTCGATTCCACCAACGAGACCAGAGGCCGGATTACCCTGCGCTGGGCACGCCCGCTCGATCTGAAAGCCGGTGATCTGGGGGCGCCTTACGAGTACCGCATCCAACGAGCGACGGGCCTAACGGGCACTAACTTCGTCACCATCGGCACGGTCAACACTAATCTGGATCGCAACGTGATCGACACAGTTTACGTCGATCAGGGCAGTTCGACCAGCGCGCTCAACACAACGGCCAACGCGTATCGTTACCAAATCGAGTTTTTCTACACCGACCCCACTACCCGGCAACTAACCTCGCTGGGGCTAGCCGACGCGGCTTCAAGTGTGCGGCTGAGTACGAATCCGGCCAACCGGCAGGTAGTGCTAAGCTGGCAGACAAACACGCCCTGGAGCAACGACAACTTAACTCACACTATCCTGCGCAGTCGATCAGGACCCAATGGACCGTTTAACATCATTGCCGAAGTACCCGTGCAAGGCCCCAACACGTACACATTTACCGACACGGGTAACGATTTGGTGGCGCGGGACGGCAACACGAGCCGGGTACTGACGGCGGATAGCAGTTACTGCTACCGGGTAATAACCAGGGGCCGCTACACCGACGCCCGGCTGGCCGTGTTTGGAACGCTGGAGAATTACAGTCAGATCAGTTGCGCCATGCCTACCGACACGACAAAGCCCTGCCCGGTGAGTCTGGGCCTGGACAGCCTGAACTGCGCCAGCCTGACGCCCGAAAGTCAGTGCGGGCAGACCAGCTTCACCAACAAGCTGCGCTGGCGGCAGACGAGCGGCATTAACTGCGACGTCAACGTGGTCAGCTACAAGATTTACTACGGCCGCTACAGTCAGGATACGCCCGCGCTGCTGACCAGCGTCAACGCGCCAACGATTACCTTCGAACACAGCAGTCTAACGACGGTGGCGGGTTGCTACTACGTGACAGCGGTGAATGCGCGGGGGCAGGAAAGCGTACCGTCCAACAAGGTGTGCAACGATGCCTGTCCGTACTTTGCGCTGCCCAACGTGTTCACCCCCAACGGCGACGGCAAGAATGACACCTTCCAGCCGCTGCGCTGCGCGCGGGCGGTAGAAAGTGTAAGTTTTGTGGTGTTCAACCGCTACGGTACGAAGGTGTATGAGACGACGACGGCCACGCTCAACTGGGACGGTCGGGCGAGTGATGGCACCGAATTGCCCAGCGGCTTATACTACTACCAGGCGACGGTGCGCTACGCGGTGCTGGACCGGAATGCCGCCCCACAGGTACTAAAAGGCTACGTACAGATTCTGCGGGACAATGTAAGTATGCGCTAG